A single window of Microbispora hainanensis DNA harbors:
- a CDS encoding phosphate/phosphite/phosphonate ABC transporter substrate-binding protein — MFRKSALGVVAAGAAIALLSACGAGPGSTRSASADGGGSDELVFAAIPSEQSDDLEKSFAPIVSALEKDLGVPVRFQAVTSNAAVVEAQVAKRVDIAVYGAFSYYLARSRADVEPVAVPLAAPGGEPGAYAYGVTRGDDTSITSLKDVAGKDVCFTDPGSTTGYLQPLASLREAGVDVDKDVKTVFTHGHDTAVASLLAGDCDIAFVGDVFIDQLLPARGQLKPGQVTKVWTSPLIPGPPVVVGRWLPQATRDKITKTVTGLTAAGAASAGLCKGSEIKGPKNWGQYADAPACTLGASTAWTFVPATDATYQPIARICEITKAEVCTSGG; from the coding sequence ATGTTCCGAAAGTCAGCTCTGGGCGTCGTCGCGGCGGGTGCCGCGATCGCACTCCTGTCCGCCTGCGGTGCCGGCCCCGGTAGCACCCGCAGCGCATCCGCCGACGGTGGCGGGTCCGACGAGCTGGTCTTCGCCGCCATCCCGTCGGAGCAGAGCGACGATCTCGAGAAGTCGTTCGCCCCGATCGTCTCCGCGCTGGAGAAGGACCTCGGCGTTCCGGTGCGGTTCCAGGCCGTGACCAGCAACGCCGCCGTCGTGGAGGCGCAGGTCGCCAAGCGGGTGGACATCGCCGTCTACGGGGCCTTCAGCTACTACCTCGCACGCAGCCGCGCCGACGTCGAGCCCGTCGCCGTCCCGCTGGCCGCCCCGGGCGGAGAGCCCGGCGCGTACGCCTACGGGGTGACCCGCGGCGACGACACGTCGATCACCTCGCTCAAGGACGTCGCCGGCAAGGACGTCTGCTTCACCGACCCCGGCTCCACCACCGGCTACCTGCAGCCCCTCGCCTCGCTGCGGGAAGCCGGCGTCGACGTGGACAAGGACGTCAAGACGGTGTTCACCCACGGGCACGACACGGCGGTCGCCTCGCTGCTGGCCGGAGACTGCGACATCGCCTTCGTCGGCGACGTCTTCATCGACCAGCTGCTGCCCGCCCGAGGTCAGCTCAAGCCGGGGCAGGTCACCAAGGTCTGGACCTCGCCGCTCATCCCCGGGCCGCCGGTCGTGGTCGGCAGGTGGCTGCCGCAAGCCACCCGCGACAAGATCACCAAGACGGTGACCGGCCTGACCGCCGCCGGCGCCGCCTCCGCCGGGCTGTGCAAGGGCAGCGAGATCAAGGGCCCGAAGAACTGGGGCCAGTACGCCGACGCCCCGGCCTGCACCCTCGGCGCCTCCACCGCCTGGACGTTCGTCCCGGCCACCGACGCCACCTATCAGCCGATCGCGCGCATCTGCGAGATCACCAAGGCCGAGGTCTGCACGTCCGGTGGCTGA
- a CDS encoding PaaX family transcriptional regulator C-terminal domain-containing protein produces the protein MEGRPVRASQEPGSLPRARQGPEPQRLLTTLLGDYWFWREEHIPSAALVRLLEEFGITATSARAALRRVASRGLLTSSRSGRTTAYGLPPRAADVIVTHIRRLLMFGAATPRWDGQWTVVTFSVPEDQRDTRRLLRDGLRLLHFGMLFDAVWVSPHDKTDDVAELVRRLGVPDAMVFRARKVADDDVRPVLDRAFDIAALRARYLRFIDAHLPVAERLATSSPCPAEALRLRTAIMTDWRVFPTLDPDLPAELLPEGWPRDEARRLCVQIYDSLGEPAERRFREILAEFDPELAVLVTHHTFAQVSAMEPPAKRRHTSFDETTDRDRLDLLSRGDLTG, from the coding sequence ATGGAGGGACGCCCGGTGCGCGCGTCGCAAGAGCCCGGCTCCCTGCCCCGGGCCCGGCAGGGGCCAGAACCACAGCGGCTGCTGACCACGCTGCTGGGCGACTACTGGTTCTGGCGGGAGGAGCACATCCCGTCGGCGGCGCTGGTGCGGCTGCTGGAGGAGTTCGGCATCACCGCCACCAGCGCCCGCGCCGCCCTGCGGCGGGTCGCCTCACGAGGGCTGCTGACCAGCTCCCGCAGCGGCCGCACCACCGCGTACGGCCTGCCGCCCCGGGCGGCCGACGTGATCGTGACCCACATCCGCCGGCTGCTGATGTTCGGCGCCGCCACTCCGCGCTGGGACGGGCAGTGGACGGTGGTCACGTTCTCGGTGCCCGAGGACCAGCGGGACACCCGGCGCCTCCTGCGCGACGGGCTGCGCCTGCTGCACTTCGGCATGCTCTTCGACGCGGTGTGGGTGTCCCCGCATGACAAGACGGACGACGTCGCCGAGCTCGTGCGAAGGCTGGGCGTGCCCGATGCGATGGTCTTCCGGGCGCGCAAGGTCGCCGACGACGATGTGCGCCCGGTGCTCGACCGTGCCTTCGACATCGCCGCGCTGCGCGCACGCTACCTGCGCTTCATCGATGCCCACCTGCCGGTGGCCGAGCGGCTGGCGACGTCCAGTCCCTGCCCCGCCGAAGCGTTGCGGCTGCGTACGGCGATCATGACCGACTGGCGGGTGTTCCCCACGCTCGACCCCGACCTGCCGGCGGAGCTGCTGCCCGAGGGCTGGCCGCGCGACGAGGCCAGGCGGCTGTGCGTGCAGATCTACGACTCGCTCGGGGAGCCGGCGGAGCGGCGGTTCCGCGAGATCCTCGCCGAGTTCGACCCGGAGCTGGCCGTGCTGGTCACGCACCACACCTTCGCGCAGGTGTCGGCCATGGAGCCGCCGGCGAAACGCCGTCACACGAGCTTCGACGAGACGACCGACCGCGACCGCCTGGACCTCCTCTCCCGCGGAGACCTGACCGGCTGA
- a CDS encoding PaaX family transcriptional regulator C-terminal domain-containing protein, protein MNDGESSEAEDLDFPRFQVGAPPQHLITTLLGDYWISRPEQLPSAALVRLAEEFGVSAVAARAALSRLTKRELLESSRIGRRTYYRLTDRAAAVLLEGRQRIMSFGLAQGAWDGTWAMAAFSISEDQRDLRHALRARLRWLGFAPLYDGLWVSPTASADSAAAVLAELGIPMSTVFRAEALRVAGMRAPQEAWDFDQLRRTYEGFVAGYSPLLERVRRGVVGASEALVARTGIMDTWRTFPNHDPDLPAELLPADWPRAAARDLFVEVYDTLGPLAEFRVKQIVAEFEPGLAELVAHHRTSSILALS, encoded by the coding sequence GTGAACGATGGTGAGAGCTCTGAGGCAGAAGATCTCGATTTCCCGCGCTTCCAGGTGGGCGCGCCCCCGCAGCACCTGATCACGACGCTTCTCGGGGACTACTGGATCAGCAGGCCAGAGCAGCTGCCGTCCGCGGCGCTGGTGCGGCTGGCCGAGGAGTTCGGCGTCTCCGCGGTGGCGGCCAGGGCCGCGCTCAGCCGCCTGACCAAGCGGGAGCTGCTGGAGTCGTCCAGGATCGGGCGGCGCACCTACTATCGACTGACGGATCGGGCCGCCGCGGTGTTGCTGGAGGGGCGGCAGCGGATCATGTCCTTCGGCCTGGCGCAGGGCGCGTGGGACGGGACGTGGGCGATGGCGGCGTTCTCCATCTCCGAGGATCAGCGCGACCTGCGCCACGCGCTGCGCGCCAGGTTGCGCTGGCTCGGCTTCGCCCCGCTCTACGACGGGCTGTGGGTCTCGCCGACCGCGAGCGCCGACAGCGCGGCGGCGGTGCTCGCCGAGCTGGGCATCCCCATGTCGACGGTCTTCCGTGCCGAGGCCCTCCGCGTGGCGGGCATGCGCGCCCCCCAGGAGGCGTGGGACTTCGACCAGCTCCGGCGTACCTACGAGGGCTTCGTCGCCGGCTATTCGCCTCTCCTGGAACGCGTACGCAGGGGCGTGGTCGGCGCGTCCGAGGCGCTGGTCGCGCGTACGGGGATCATGGACACCTGGCGGACGTTCCCCAACCACGACCCCGACCTGCCGGCGGAGCTGCTGCCCGCCGACTGGCCGCGCGCCGCGGCCAGAGACCTCTTCGTGGAGGTCTACGACACGCTCGGGCCGCTCGCCGAGTTCCGCGTCAAGCAGATCGTCGCGGAGTTCGAACCCGGGCTGGCCGAGCTGGTCGCCCATCACCGCACCAGCTCCATCCTGGCGCTCAGCTGA
- a CDS encoding amino acid ABC transporter permease — MAPQVVDVASARPRIRPLRWAAGAVLLVLVAQFAWFLVSNPRFEWPVAGRYLFDPNVLRGLGMTLLLTVIVMLLGSVLGVLLAAGRLSGFRPVAWACGVYVTVFRSIPPLVQLIFWFNLGYLLPRIPLGIPFGPTFVSWPTNSVISSLTAAVIGLTLHETAYMAEIVRAGILAVDGGQRDAARAMGFTARQSFMKVVLPQAMRVIVPPAGSEFISLLKGTSLVSVIAMADLLYSVQVIYNRTYEIVPLLIVACAWYLVVVISLSMGQRRLERHFGKGQR; from the coding sequence ATGGCACCACAGGTCGTGGACGTCGCCTCGGCCCGTCCGCGCATCCGCCCCCTGCGGTGGGCGGCCGGGGCCGTGCTGCTCGTGCTCGTCGCGCAGTTCGCCTGGTTCCTCGTCAGCAACCCCCGGTTCGAGTGGCCGGTGGCCGGCAGGTATCTGTTCGACCCGAACGTCCTGCGCGGCCTGGGCATGACGCTGCTGCTCACCGTCATCGTGATGCTGCTGGGCAGCGTGCTCGGGGTGCTTCTCGCGGCGGGCAGGCTGAGCGGATTCCGGCCGGTGGCCTGGGCCTGCGGCGTCTACGTCACGGTCTTCCGCAGCATCCCGCCCCTGGTCCAGCTGATCTTCTGGTTCAACCTCGGTTATCTGCTGCCGCGGATCCCGCTGGGCATCCCGTTCGGCCCGACGTTCGTCTCGTGGCCGACCAACTCCGTGATCAGTTCGCTGACCGCGGCCGTCATCGGGCTCACCCTGCACGAGACCGCCTACATGGCCGAGATCGTCCGGGCCGGCATCCTTGCCGTGGACGGCGGCCAGCGCGACGCGGCCCGCGCGATGGGGTTCACGGCCAGGCAGAGCTTCATGAAGGTCGTGCTCCCGCAGGCGATGCGGGTGATCGTCCCGCCCGCCGGCAGCGAGTTCATCAGCCTGCTCAAGGGCACCTCCCTGGTCAGCGTGATCGCGATGGCCGACCTGCTCTACTCGGTGCAGGTGATCTACAACAGGACCTACGAGATCGTGCCGCTGCTGATCGTGGCCTGCGCCTGGTACCTGGTGGTGGTCATCAGCCTGTCCATGGGCCAGCGGCGCCTGGAGCGGCACTTCGGAAAGGGGCAGCGGTGA
- a CDS encoding alpha/beta hydrolase: MINRATRAVTVLTATATATVTVTALALAVPPAQASAESRRAGSISVTGVHPGGATYAIEVPRNWNGTVLTFSPGYGQGAGPQHLPADLGGNAAAQSWLLAHGYALAGTRPYGSGWAVEETLRASADTLAEFAKVAGKPTITLAWGGSMGGAIAAGLAERRPDLIDGALPYCASVAGPVAMLNQSLDAAFAFKTLLAPGDDTVKLVRLASDDEEARSVAAARAVLDAAQQTPAGRARIALAASFAQVSTWSVPGTAEPAPHDWAGQQAQEYAAFMATVFSPRYPLEQRAGGNFSWNTGVDYRRELRESGRMPQVRALYKSAGLNLDADLAALSAAPRVSADPGAVAYMENYFTPRGALGVPVLTMHERGDNYPTVTQARAYSDVVRRAGNQALLRQAFVDRPGHCRYTGAEFVAAVRTLEKRVITGRWTDADAHRLQTLAARLAAGNPDLGAAEFVHYTPGRFLRPHVPKG; the protein is encoded by the coding sequence GTGATCAATCGGGCGACCCGCGCCGTGACGGTGCTCACGGCCACAGCGACGGCCACAGTGACGGTCACGGCCCTCGCGCTCGCCGTCCCGCCGGCGCAGGCCTCGGCGGAATCCCGCCGGGCCGGCTCCATCAGCGTCACGGGCGTCCACCCGGGCGGCGCCACGTACGCGATCGAGGTGCCGCGCAACTGGAACGGCACCGTGCTGACGTTCAGCCCCGGCTACGGCCAGGGCGCCGGGCCGCAGCATCTGCCGGCCGACCTCGGCGGCAACGCCGCCGCGCAGAGCTGGCTGCTCGCCCACGGGTACGCGCTGGCCGGCACCCGGCCCTACGGAAGCGGCTGGGCCGTCGAGGAGACCCTGCGGGCCTCCGCCGACACGCTCGCCGAATTCGCCAAGGTCGCGGGGAAGCCCACGATCACCCTGGCCTGGGGCGGCTCGATGGGCGGCGCAATCGCGGCAGGTCTGGCCGAACGCCGGCCCGACCTCATCGACGGGGCGCTGCCCTACTGCGCCTCGGTGGCCGGGCCGGTGGCGATGCTCAACCAGTCGTTGGACGCGGCGTTCGCGTTCAAGACGCTGCTCGCTCCCGGCGACGACACGGTGAAGCTCGTACGGCTCGCCTCCGACGACGAGGAGGCGCGGAGCGTCGCGGCCGCCCGCGCCGTCCTGGACGCCGCCCAGCAGACTCCGGCCGGCCGGGCCCGCATCGCCCTTGCGGCCTCCTTCGCCCAGGTCTCCACCTGGTCGGTGCCCGGCACCGCCGAGCCGGCGCCGCACGACTGGGCGGGGCAGCAGGCCCAGGAGTACGCGGCGTTCATGGCGACCGTCTTCTCTCCCCGCTATCCGCTGGAACAGCGGGCGGGCGGGAACTTCTCCTGGAACACCGGCGTGGACTACCGCAGGGAACTGCGGGAGTCCGGGCGGATGCCGCAGGTGCGCGCCCTCTACAAGAGCGCGGGGCTGAACCTCGACGCCGACCTCGCGGCCCTGTCGGCGGCGCCGCGCGTCTCGGCCGACCCGGGCGCCGTCGCCTACATGGAGAACTACTTCACCCCGCGCGGAGCGCTCGGCGTGCCCGTCCTCACGATGCACGAGCGCGGCGACAACTACCCCACCGTCACCCAGGCACGCGCCTACTCCGATGTGGTCCGGCGCGCCGGCAACCAGGCGCTGCTGCGCCAGGCGTTCGTCGACCGGCCCGGCCACTGCCGCTACACCGGGGCCGAGTTCGTCGCCGCGGTGCGGACCCTGGAGAAACGGGTCATCACCGGCCGCTGGACGGACGCCGACGCCCACCGGCTCCAAACGCTGGCCGCACGCCTGGCCGCCGGGAACCCGGACCTGGGCGCCGCGGAGTTCGTTCACTACACGCCAGGCCGATTCCTGCGCCCCCATGTCCCCAAAGGGTGA
- a CDS encoding CapA family protein, translating into MSFTVMAVGDLVVDEPDPASFFAPARETLGRGDVVIGHIEVPHSTSTAQVSTDVPAPPADPAALSAVAEAGFHVVTLAGNHVYDAGDQGVADTIKYATEAGLTTTGAGLTLEEARRPAVVEHDGLRIGVLGYNCVGPRESWATSRKPGCAYIKVLTHYELDHASPGGPPAVYTFADPASLERMAEDVAALAAETDIVTVSLHKGVGHTPAVLAMYERPVAHAAIDAGAHAVFAHHAHIMRGVEMYRGRPIYHGLGNFVTVTHALTPATGDAGERAAWARRRVELYGFAPDPDMPHYPFHPESRNTAIAVCRFDRDGLVSAGLVPCWIDDAGRPVPLGDDEEGRRVVAYIERITRQAGLTTEFHWEGDEVVLRG; encoded by the coding sequence TTGAGTTTCACGGTAATGGCCGTCGGCGACCTCGTCGTCGACGAGCCCGACCCGGCGTCCTTCTTCGCCCCGGCGCGGGAGACGCTGGGCCGGGGCGATGTGGTGATCGGCCACATCGAGGTGCCCCACAGCACGTCCACCGCCCAGGTCAGCACCGACGTCCCCGCCCCGCCCGCCGATCCCGCCGCGCTGTCGGCGGTCGCCGAGGCGGGTTTCCACGTGGTGACGCTCGCGGGCAACCACGTCTACGACGCCGGCGACCAGGGGGTGGCCGACACGATCAAGTATGCGACCGAGGCGGGACTGACCACCACGGGCGCCGGTCTGACCCTTGAAGAGGCCCGCCGCCCCGCCGTGGTGGAGCACGACGGCCTGCGGATCGGGGTGCTCGGCTACAACTGCGTCGGTCCCCGCGAGTCCTGGGCGACCAGCCGCAAGCCCGGCTGCGCATACATAAAGGTGCTGACCCACTACGAGCTCGACCACGCGAGTCCCGGCGGGCCGCCCGCCGTCTACACCTTCGCCGACCCCGCCTCGCTGGAGCGGATGGCCGAGGACGTGGCGGCCCTGGCCGCCGAGACCGACATCGTGACGGTGTCGCTGCACAAGGGTGTCGGGCACACGCCCGCCGTGCTGGCGATGTACGAGCGGCCCGTGGCGCACGCCGCGATCGACGCCGGCGCGCACGCCGTGTTCGCCCACCACGCCCACATCATGCGCGGCGTCGAGATGTACCGCGGCAGGCCGATCTATCACGGCCTGGGCAACTTCGTGACCGTCACTCACGCGCTGACGCCCGCCACGGGCGACGCGGGCGAACGTGCCGCGTGGGCGCGCCGCAGAGTCGAGCTGTACGGCTTCGCGCCCGATCCGGACATGCCGCACTACCCCTTCCATCCCGAGAGCCGGAACACCGCGATCGCGGTCTGCCGGTTCGACCGGGACGGCCTGGTGTCGGCAGGCCTCGTGCCCTGCTGGATCGACGACGCGGGGCGGCCGGTGCCGCTCGGTGACGACGAGGAGGGGCGGCGGGTCGTCGCGTACATCGAGCGCATCACGCGGCAGGCGGGCCTGACGACGGAGTTTCATTGGGAGGGAGACGAGGTGGTGCTGCGTGGCTGA
- a CDS encoding amino acid ABC transporter ATP-binding protein — MSDTPVLRVRDVRKRFGDHVALDGVSLDVHEGEVVTVIGPSGSGKSTLARCVHQLESIDGGAMYLDGELLGYEFHRGHLRPLPDRRVAAQRGRMGMVFQQFNLFAHWSVLRNVIEAQVLVHGRRPEDARREALRLLERVGLADKADAHPRMLSGGQQQRVAIARALATNPRIMLFDEPTSALDPELVDEVLSVVLDLARGGMTMIIVTHEMSFAREVADRCVFMEKGQIVETGTPEEIFDNPASPRLRAFLSRYSGRPAEIPGERLLKEEITP; from the coding sequence GTGAGCGACACGCCCGTCCTGCGCGTCCGCGACGTGCGCAAGCGGTTCGGGGACCACGTGGCGCTCGACGGGGTGAGCCTCGACGTGCACGAGGGCGAGGTGGTCACCGTGATCGGCCCGTCCGGCTCGGGCAAGTCCACCCTGGCCCGGTGCGTCCACCAGCTGGAGAGCATCGACGGCGGGGCCATGTACCTCGACGGGGAACTGCTCGGCTACGAGTTCCACCGGGGCCACCTGCGCCCCCTGCCGGACCGGCGGGTGGCCGCCCAGCGCGGACGCATGGGCATGGTCTTCCAGCAGTTCAACCTGTTCGCGCACTGGAGCGTGCTGCGCAACGTCATCGAGGCGCAGGTGCTGGTCCACGGCCGGAGGCCGGAGGACGCGCGGCGGGAGGCGCTGCGGCTGCTGGAGCGGGTGGGGCTCGCGGACAAGGCGGACGCCCATCCCCGGATGCTGTCCGGAGGACAGCAGCAGCGCGTCGCCATCGCGAGGGCCCTGGCGACCAACCCGCGGATCATGCTGTTCGACGAGCCCACCAGTGCCCTGGACCCCGAGCTGGTGGACGAGGTGCTGAGCGTCGTGCTCGACCTCGCGCGCGGCGGCATGACGATGATCATCGTGACGCACGAGATGAGCTTCGCCCGTGAGGTGGCCGATCGGTGCGTCTTCATGGAGAAGGGCCAGATCGTCGAGACGGGCACTCCCGAGGAGATCTTCGACAACCCCGCCTCGCCCCGCCTGCGCGCCTTCCTGTCGCGTTACTCCGGCCGTCCGGCGGAGATTCCCGGCGAACGCCTCCTGAAAGAGGAGATCACCCCTTGA
- a CDS encoding transporter substrate-binding domain-containing protein has protein sequence MRMPRTILAGAVTLALAGAAACGGGDGEAQRPAGATALYDALPDGIKEAGVIRFAGDSHPPYRIVADDGKTVTGIDKELQDALGKVLGVRTEISIVSGLPAALSGMLASRYDAFNGPVKDSADREKQFDAIVWMVTRTSYLIPTAGASAIKSSGDLCGKRVAGTAGSIVEDQAKRLTEWCAKQGKPGLEFIGFADTNGTILAAKSGRADAAGMTESAALDVLSKEKDAFTYVTQTEEQGAGVDQLAMLVPKSSGLGPVMLDAFKEIFKNGDYKKIMDKYGLQNVAVPAPKMNTAATQ, from the coding sequence ATGAGAATGCCCAGGACCATCCTCGCGGGTGCGGTGACTTTGGCCCTCGCCGGCGCCGCAGCCTGCGGCGGAGGCGACGGCGAGGCGCAGCGGCCGGCCGGTGCGACGGCTCTGTACGACGCCCTGCCCGATGGCATCAAGGAAGCGGGCGTCATCAGGTTCGCCGGGGATTCCCACCCGCCCTATCGGATCGTCGCCGACGACGGCAAGACCGTCACGGGCATCGACAAGGAGCTGCAGGACGCCCTCGGCAAGGTGCTGGGGGTCCGCACCGAGATCTCGATCGTCAGCGGTCTGCCGGCGGCGCTGTCCGGAATGCTCGCCTCCCGGTACGACGCCTTCAACGGTCCGGTCAAGGACAGTGCCGACCGGGAGAAGCAGTTCGACGCGATCGTGTGGATGGTCACCCGGACCTCCTATCTGATCCCCACGGCGGGGGCGTCGGCCATCAAGAGCTCGGGTGACCTGTGCGGCAAGCGCGTCGCCGGCACCGCGGGCAGCATCGTGGAGGACCAGGCCAAGCGCCTGACCGAGTGGTGCGCCAAGCAGGGCAAGCCGGGGCTCGAGTTCATCGGCTTCGCCGACACCAACGGCACCATCCTCGCCGCGAAGTCCGGCCGGGCCGACGCGGCGGGCATGACCGAGAGCGCCGCGCTCGACGTGCTCTCCAAGGAGAAGGACGCCTTCACGTACGTCACCCAGACCGAGGAGCAGGGCGCCGGCGTCGACCAGCTCGCGATGCTCGTGCCCAAGTCGAGCGGTCTCGGCCCGGTCATGCTCGACGCGTTCAAGGAGATCTTCAAGAACGGCGACTACAAGAAGATCATGGACAAGTACGGGCTCCAGAACGTGGCGGTGCCGGCGCCCAAGATGAACACCGCGGCGACGCAATGA
- a CDS encoding CaiB/BaiF CoA transferase family protein: MADRPLAGRTVIDLTTALSGPYATLLLAGLGARVIKVENPLTGGDTSRNNAPYLGADGLTLGRHGDDDMSVSMLLRGRNKQSVTLNLKHPKARDILAGLVRQADIMIDNYSAGVMTRLGIGHDWASAINPRIVCTSISGFGAQGGPGSGKAMDTIIQALSGVMMTAGAPGEPPVRFGLPVGDLVAPLYAVIGTLAAVLRADATGQGQHVDVSMLGALTSLVACEPFDAYEKLGLPMRTGTTVPRLAPFGTFPAADGWFALCGPTDAFARGLFAAMGRDDLAADPRFASRDARVANAGELHELVAAWAADRPLAAILDALTLHGVPAAEVREPGDAVRDPLVLEREEVVPLEHPRHGRQGDLYGTGVPIRFSASEAALDRPAPALGEHNAEIYGGLLGYSDDELKALAEEGVI; the protein is encoded by the coding sequence GTGGCTGACCGCCCGCTCGCCGGCCGCACGGTGATCGATCTGACCACCGCGCTGTCCGGACCGTACGCGACGCTGCTGCTGGCCGGGCTCGGCGCCCGGGTCATCAAGGTGGAGAACCCGCTGACCGGCGGCGACACCTCCCGCAACAACGCCCCCTATCTCGGCGCGGACGGGCTGACGCTGGGCCGCCACGGCGACGACGACATGTCCGTGTCGATGCTCCTGCGCGGCCGCAACAAGCAGAGCGTCACGCTCAACCTGAAGCACCCCAAGGCCCGCGACATCCTGGCCGGTCTGGTCAGGCAGGCGGACATCATGATCGACAACTACAGCGCCGGCGTGATGACGCGGCTCGGCATCGGCCACGACTGGGCCAGCGCGATCAACCCGCGCATCGTGTGCACGTCGATCAGCGGCTTCGGCGCGCAGGGCGGTCCCGGCTCCGGCAAGGCGATGGACACCATCATCCAGGCGCTCAGCGGCGTGATGATGACCGCGGGCGCGCCCGGCGAGCCGCCGGTCCGCTTCGGGCTGCCGGTGGGCGACCTCGTCGCGCCGCTGTACGCGGTGATCGGCACGCTCGCCGCGGTCCTGCGCGCCGACGCGACCGGCCAGGGCCAGCACGTGGACGTCTCCATGCTGGGGGCGCTGACCTCGCTGGTCGCGTGCGAGCCGTTCGACGCCTACGAGAAGCTGGGCCTGCCCATGCGCACCGGGACGACCGTGCCCAGGCTGGCGCCGTTCGGAACGTTCCCCGCCGCGGACGGCTGGTTCGCGCTGTGCGGCCCCACCGACGCGTTCGCCCGCGGCCTGTTCGCGGCGATGGGACGCGACGACCTGGCCGCCGACCCGCGGTTCGCGTCCCGCGACGCGCGCGTCGCCAACGCCGGCGAGCTGCACGAGCTGGTGGCCGCGTGGGCGGCGGACCGCCCGCTCGCCGCGATCCTCGACGCGCTCACCCTGCACGGCGTCCCCGCCGCCGAGGTGCGCGAGCCCGGCGACGCCGTACGCGACCCGCTCGTGCTGGAGCGCGAGGAGGTCGTGCCGCTGGAGCATCCGCGTCACGGCCGCCAGGGGGACCTGTACGGGACCGGCGTGCCGATCCGCTTCTCCGCCTCCGAGGCGGCGCTCGACCGGCCCGCGCCCGCGCTCGGCGAGCACAACGCCGAGATCTACGGCGGCCTGCTCGGCTACTCCGACGACGAGCTCAAGGCCCTGGCCGAAGAGGGGGTGATCTGA
- a CDS encoding phosphonate ABC transporter ATP-binding protein, which yields MIGAPVLRLSEVGKGFHGTTVLDGVSLDVPQGQFVALVGPSGAGKSTLLRLVNGMHLPDSGTVRTLGEDPAACSRSRLRALRARVGFVFQQFGLVGRLSALENVLMGSLATLRLPRYGVMSYPRALRIRAVEHLDRVGLADRRFQRCDTLSGGQQQRVAVARTLLQSPELILADEPVASLDPAASTLVLEILKRISAEDGISVVCSLHQVELALATADRVVALRGGRLALDEPAAGLTAERLREIYGTHDTAEAHDRRAGAHDGPARAHDGRAGAHDGRAGARDG from the coding sequence GTGATCGGCGCCCCCGTGCTGCGGCTGTCGGAGGTCGGCAAGGGCTTCCACGGCACCACCGTGCTCGACGGCGTCTCGCTGGACGTCCCGCAGGGGCAGTTCGTCGCCCTGGTCGGTCCCTCCGGAGCCGGCAAGTCCACACTGCTGCGCCTCGTCAACGGCATGCACCTGCCGGACAGCGGCACCGTGCGCACTCTGGGCGAGGACCCCGCCGCCTGCTCCCGCAGCCGGCTGCGGGCCCTGCGCGCCAGGGTCGGCTTCGTCTTCCAGCAGTTCGGTCTCGTCGGGCGGCTGTCCGCGCTGGAGAACGTGCTGATGGGGTCGCTGGCCACCCTGCGCCTGCCGAGGTACGGGGTGATGAGCTACCCGCGCGCGCTGCGGATCCGCGCCGTGGAGCACCTGGATCGGGTCGGGCTGGCCGACCGGCGGTTCCAGCGCTGCGACACGCTCTCCGGCGGCCAGCAGCAGCGGGTCGCGGTGGCCAGGACCCTGCTGCAGAGCCCCGAGCTGATCCTCGCCGACGAGCCGGTCGCCTCGCTGGACCCGGCGGCGAGCACGCTGGTGCTCGAAATCCTCAAGCGGATCAGCGCCGAGGACGGCATCTCCGTGGTGTGCAGCCTGCACCAGGTCGAGCTCGCGCTCGCCACCGCCGACCGGGTCGTGGCGCTGCGCGGCGGCCGGCTGGCGCTGGACGAGCCCGCCGCCGGCCTCACCGCGGAGCGGCTGCGGGAGATCTACGGCACCCACGACACGGCCGAGGCCCATGATCGCCGGGCGGGGGCCCACGACGGCCCCGCAAGGGCCCACGACGGCCGCGCAGGGGCCCACGACGGCCGCGCGGGAGCCCGCGATGGTTAG